From Quercus lobata isolate SW786 chromosome 1, ValleyOak3.0 Primary Assembly, whole genome shotgun sequence, one genomic window encodes:
- the LOC115995228 gene encoding metallothionein-like protein 2 gives MSSCGGNCGCGSSCKCGSGCNCNSMYPGLSEKTSTETIITGVAPAKIQSEGSEMSFGAEDGGCKCGSNCTCDPCNCK, from the exons atgtcttCCTGTGGAGGAAACTGTGGTTGTGGCTCCAGCTGTAAGTGCGGCAGTGGCTGCAACTG CAACAGCATGTATCCCGGCCTCTCAGAGAAGACCAGCACTGAGACCATCATCACTGGGGTTGCACCTGCAAAGAT CCAGTCTGAGGGGTCTGAGATGAGCTTTGGAGCAGAGGACGGCGGCTGCAAGTGTGGATCAAACTGCACCTGCGACCCATGCAACTGCAAATGA